A window of Bacteroidota bacterium contains these coding sequences:
- a CDS encoding serine hydrolase, giving the protein MRKSFIVFIILIVLFQISCMIKKTPLAGLEFEIEKKLFIDSAQFGVAFKNVQTGETLLMNEKESFHAASTMKTPVLIELFKQASTGKFSMSDSIEIKNNFKSIVDGSEYSLDSADDSEFELYKVIGQKRTIADLAYNMIILSSNMATNMLIELVTADSVMKTMKSLGAKDIQVLRGVEDSKAFEKGLNNTTTAYDQMLLYNLLAKEKLVNKEASNEMTRILLDQKFNTVIPAKLPPEVKVAHKTGSITGVQHDAGVVILPDGRKYVLVLLSRFKKEDEKKVIEAMAAVSKLVYDYVMKH; this is encoded by the coding sequence ATGAGAAAAAGTTTTATCGTCTTCATTATATTAATTGTTCTGTTTCAAATTTCTTGTATGATAAAAAAAACACCCTTGGCCGGTTTGGAATTCGAAATAGAAAAGAAATTGTTTATTGACAGTGCTCAATTCGGCGTTGCTTTCAAGAATGTGCAAACAGGGGAGACCCTGCTAATGAATGAAAAAGAAAGCTTTCATGCAGCCAGTACAATGAAAACACCGGTGTTGATCGAATTATTTAAACAGGCAAGTACAGGGAAATTCTCAATGAGCGATTCTATTGAAATAAAAAATAATTTTAAAAGCATTGTTGATGGTAGTGAATACTCACTGGATTCTGCTGATGATAGTGAATTTGAATTATATAAAGTCATCGGACAAAAGCGAACTATTGCAGACCTGGCTTATAACATGATCATCCTTAGCAGCAATATGGCAACTAATATGCTTATTGAGCTTGTAACAGCTGATAGTGTAATGAAAACAATGAAATCACTTGGTGCAAAGGATATACAGGTGTTACGTGGTGTGGAAGATAGTAAGGCTTTTGAAAAAGGATTAAATAATACGACTACTGCATACGACCAGATGCTGCTGTATAATTTACTGGCAAAAGAAAAACTGGTAAATAAAGAAGCCTCGAATGAAATGACAAGGATCTTGCTGGATCAAAAGTTCAATACGGTAATTCCTGCCAAACTTCCACCCGAAGTAAAAGTGGCGCATAAAACAGGCTCAATTACCGGTGTACAGCATGATGCAGGAGTTGTTATTCTCCCTGACGGCAGAAAATATGTGCTTGTATTATTATCCCGCTTTAAGAAAGAAGATGAGAAAAAAGTAATTGAAGCAATGGCCGCTGTTTCAAAATTGGTATATGATTATGTGATGAAGCACTAA